A section of the Drosophila sechellia strain sech25 chromosome 3L, ASM438219v1, whole genome shotgun sequence genome encodes:
- the LOC6605758 gene encoding peroxiredoxin-2 — MRMLNINQVAPNFTTNAVVAGGYRNFALTDLRGRYVLLVFYPADFSYVCPTELQAFSDRAPEFRNVGCEVLACSTDSHFVHCAWMNTPRKNGGLGELDIPLLADKNMKIARDYGVLDEDTGLALRALFIIDREGRIRQITVNDMGVGRSVDEALRLVQAFQFSDEFGEVCPVNWRPGAKTMKADATGKEEYFKHAI; from the coding sequence ATGCGTATGCTCAATATAAACCAAGTGGCTCCTAATTTTACTACCAATGCGGTGGTGGCCGGTGGTTATCGTAATTTTGCTCTTACGGATTTGCGTGGCAGATATGTCCTGCTGGTTTTTTATCCGGCTGACTTTTCGTACGTCTGCCCCACGGAGTTGCAGGCATTCAGTGATAGAGCTCCGGAATTCAGGAATGTGGGCTGCGAAGTCTTGGCCTGTTCCACTGATAGTCACTTTGTGCACTGCGCCTGGATGAATACACCCAGAAAGAACGGAGGTCTGGGTGAATTGGACATACCATTGTTGGCCGACAAGAACATGAAGATAGCCAGGGACTATGGAGTTCTCGATGAGGACACCGGATTGGCTCTACGCGCCCTCTTCATCATCGATCGCGAGGGACGCATTCGCCAGATCACGGTGAACGACATGGGAGTGGGTCGCAGTGTGGATGAGGCACTGCGTCTGGTTCAGGCCTTCCAGTTCAGCGATGAGTTCGGTGAGGTCTGCCCGGTCAACTGGCGTCCTGGAGCTAAGACCATGAAGGCCGATGCGACCGGAAAGGAAGAGTACTTCAAGCACGCgatttaa